TTCAGCTATAACAACCTTCGTCTGGTGACCACAGACTTGTTTGCAGCTGGTTCTGAGACCACCTCCACCACTCTCCGGTGGGCATTGCTGTATATGCTTCTCCACCCAGAAATACAGAGTAAGTCAGAAGATGGGCAGAGGTGTAGTGTCTTCCCTTCAACCCTCATTTTTCTGCGAGGAGACTGAACATCTTCTCTTCATGGTTTGGGGATTTTGCAATGAGGCACAGCTTTGGTGATTGCTGGTCTAGCAGAAACCAGGAGAAACACTTCCCAAACATAGCTGTCCTGGCAGGGAccggtggcgggggggggaaggcctGATAACAAGACTGGAGATGGAAGGGCAAGTTCACTCTTGCCTTCATTTTGAAGGCTACTTCGGGACTTCCGGTGGCCAGAGTACCCTCTTTCCAGTATTTGGAATAGATGCTAATCTGTTTTAATTCTCTAATGCTGCGTGCCCAGGTACTCTTCCAGCTGCATAGAGGAGGGGTAAGGTGGCATGTCGAATGACAAAAACCTTTATTATAGACACTATGCACACCGAATAGTTATACAGATGGCtctgaacaactgaaaacaaatacattcctCTCtagtttctgttcctttctctaATTGCTTGTCCTGCTCTCTACAATGTCATGTTGCTAGCCTTCCTACAGCTTGTACCAACCCCTTCTGTTTATCTAAGAGTGCTCTAATTCcttagctgtgctgctttcagGTAAGGTCCAAGCAGAGATCGATAAGGTGATTGGCAGAGAGAGATCACCCACCATGAAGGACCAAGTGAGCATGCCCTACACCAATGCTGTGATCCATGAAGTGCAACGCTACGGGGATATCGTTCCTATTGGATTACCTCACATGACATACCGGGATACTGAGTTGCAAGGTTTCTTCATTCCCAAGGTGACCGTGACCAGATAGGCAATAATCCTCTCCCCGTGGAGACATGAGGCATGGGGTGTGGGTGACCCCACGtagctctgcagcactgcacttCTAGCCTCAAATTCCAGTCACTGGCGAGCACTGAAGTAggacattttgaaatgttaaatcTGGGTAGATGGTCACATTTATGCTTTAGGTTTGCGCTGGTTATGTGGGAACCCAACTGCAGTGGCAGCTCAGTGCGAAGGTTTGCTTTCCTCTCAATGAGCTGTGACATTCGCTGCCTGGGTTGGAAGGAGAAAGTAATGGAGCCTAACAGGCTCTCTGGAGGCACACGACACCAGCTTACTGGCTTTCCTAAGATGGTCATAGTTAAAACTCTAATCTCTGAAGGTATTCAAATGCCACTGGCATTCAGTCCACTGCCATTGTGAcaggcagctgccctggcagcacTGGTAGCAATGCAAgcgggggattttttttttttttttttttttaagccttgtGATACATCTTCTAGCTTAGAATGTTACCATGTCAAACAGGAAAGCTTTGCAATTTCCCGTGGCCCCTGCAAAAGTTGGGCTTTGAAGTCAGTCACCTTTTTCTCTCTAGCTATAAAACGAGTCCAGGAGGATAGGAGGAGCAGAGGCTCTTTCCACTGTGTAACCACGAAATTGGTATTTGCATGCAATGACCTTTGTAAGGATACAAATTCTTCAGTGCATAAGGATACAGGAGAAGAATCCTTTGTAGGGATACAGATGCTTCAGAGCATAGGGCAGGCACCAAATGTCTTTGGAAAAGTGCCCTGCTTTACCTCTGTTTTAAATAAGATGATACAGAAGAGGAGATCGGTGCCTTATTCTGAAACACTGAACGATGGTTGCTATTAGATGGGAGACACAGAGTAAAGAGGGACCAGCACTGATCCATTGTGCCAAGATAATGCTGCTGTTCTGACCTAAGTTGTTTCCTCTTGTGGAGGAGCGCAGGGGACGACGATCATCACCAACTTGTCTTCCGTGCTGAAGGATGAGACAGTCTGGGAGAAGCCAAACGAGTTTTACCCCGAACACTTCCTGGATGCGAATGGACAGTTTGTGAAACCAGAGGCCTTCCTGCCTTTCTCAGCAGGTAAATCGGAGGGGAGGATCCAGCTGCAAGTCAGAGGCACAGCAGGAGGGGTGATCTGCTCCTCCCACGGCAATTCCAGCGTGGTTTAATGTCCTCTTTCACGGACACTGTCTACTCCTTCTCTTGTAGGCCGCCGTGCCTGCCTGGGGGAACAGCTGGCCAGGATGgagctcttcattttctttaccaCTCTCCTGCAGAAATTCACCTTTGTGCTCCCTGAGGACCAGCCCAGGCCACGGGAGGATGGTCACTTTGCCCTCACGAGCTCCCCACACCCATACCAAGTGCGAGCTGTCCCAAGATAAGTACACACCACTCTCCTTGCACTCGGAGACCACCGCCAATGCAAACTCtgacagaaatgctgcagctcTAGGCAGGATCATGCTGAGTTCCACTCAAGACCTCTCAAGTTTGTGCAGATGTTCCCAGCTGTGTAAAGTAAGGATCTGGCCCAATATACAGTTTAGCTTAATTCCAGTCCTGGATCTTGAATCAGACAGCCATAGCAAGTCATGAGTGATGATCAAGTTTGCAAGTACATATATGCCTAATCAGCCACCTCTGCTGTACTTCAGGCTCTCATTGGTTGCAGAAACAGTTCACTGAGCACGCAGCTACTGCAAGAATTATTAGTCCTGAATTAGTTTACTGAAACACAAGGGCATCCTGGGTAAAAGACAACCCTGGAGTCTTGCCAATTCTAGAAGcaaaaaaacttggaaaaatctGTAAGGTACTCCTGGCCCGCTGCCTTCCTTAGCCCCACTGCATACCCAGCCACGCTCTGCCTCCTGGGCGGTGCGGTCCCACAGCAGCGtgtgcctctgcctgctgctcaggGGAGCTCAGCTCTGGCTCCGTTAGCCGCAAAAACAATCTGCGGCCCATCAGCTGATTTGGCACAGGCTgctggggggcagggagggagcttCAGCTCCGACAACAAGGTGacatttaaatacagtttcagAGCAGCGCTCCTGAAAAATCTTACATATCCCCACCATTCCTTCCTGCTGATTGCATGCTCCTGTCTATTGCACACACATGGCATTGCCTTCATTTATAGCCCAAAAGAAAGTAAGTTTTAATCCAGAGAAATGCCTGATGACCCTTATGTCAGACTATACCTCCTGTAAATACCAAGAAAGGAGTACATAAATAATCCATACGGTGTTTCAGCCAGGTCATTTGTGAAATACAGTAATtcctataaatatattttaataggaaTCCCAGTGTCTAGATTTACCACTTCCTATCtaaatttttcctgaaaactactttttttcagcattacaTAAAGTCAGCTCTCAGGAACTCGCAAAGGAATGGAGTGACGCTGTTTGAAACAGTACAGTTGTAGGTCTCAGAgctacttttctctttcttcctgcaaTATTCCTGACAAACTGTTTTGCAAGGTGTTAAGATATGTTGATGTTTAGATCAGTAGTAACTACCTTTTAACCACATGGCTGAAAAGACCACAGCATAAAGGAGCTTCTACGCATAAtcacaactaaaaaaaaaaattctctgaaacTGAGTGCACACATTCATATCTAATAGTAATTTTGGAAGCTATGCAAGCTCTTGAATTATGCAAATACTTATTAATACCATTGTTAAGATTTTTACTTCGTCAGGAAGTGCACATTTATGCTGTTCATCtacaaaataatctgaaagaataaaagtgatACGAAAAGTCTTCTTTCTCGCCCCTCCTCTTCGTGCTTGTCTCACAGACCTGCCTCAGATACTCGCTTGACAATTCTCTTCTCAGCCAGCACCCCACCTGTTTCTTTCAAGATCTTTTCAGTGTTACTTTTCTGGTTGGTTTGATGACATTGAACTGAACATGCTTGCGTTTATAGTTACCAGCACTCACATAAGTGGTTTTAAGAAGAAGAAGTCAGTGAACTAAACTTTAAACAGAAATGATTCCTGCAATCACGTATTTGGATACAAAGCGTGGGTATACCTGGAGCAGGGACAGTCTTTCTAGCATGCAAGAACGCACTGAAGGAAAGTCAATCTGCACGTGCAAACGTCAGCTGGCGTAGCACTTCGGAGGTAAAAGGGAACCAATAGATCACTGCAAAATACACATCTAGCACTGACaatggggaaggggaaagcatCTCCAAGCCAAAACTGGCCGTAAAAGCCAACCAGCAGGTGTTGGGAGCTGGGGTCAGGCGCTGTCACAGCACGGGTAGGAGGAGGGGGCCCTTGCTGAGAACCGCCCTGCTGCCTCCTATCACCCACCGCCTCGGGGCCCGCGCCTGAAGGTGACTCCccggccgcggggggggggggctcaccAGGGCCCTGCGGCAGCCCGGGCGCCCGGGCGCCTGCCCCGCTGGCGGTCCCCTCCTCCAGAGAAGCCGTCATCAGGCCGCGGCACCTTGAAGGCCACGCCTCGGTGAGCCTTGCGAGACTAAACCCGCCCCTCCTCGTACCGACCCCATACCCCCATCCCCTCGGCCTGCTTTCCCTTCGCCTCCCGCCCTCCACCGGGCCGCCCGGCTCCCCCCGTCGTGCCCGGGCCCTCCTGCCCGCGCAGGCCGTGAGGGGCGGTGCAGGCCTAACCGCCCCGGGAGGCGGGTCACATCACGGCCCCGCCCACCcgctctgctcctcctccccgcaGCCAGCGGTGATTGGCGTTTCCCTCGACCAGTCAGGTGGGAGGCCGCCGGCCGCCGTTATTTGCCAAGCCCAAAAGGCTGGAGTGACAACGCAGCCACCCAATAGAGAGTCGCCGTGCCGGTCGGCGTTCCTACCGGCGTCGGGGAAGGGGCGGGACGCAGCGCGCAGAGGAGTCGCCGCGACGGCGGCTGTAACAAGATGGCGGTGGCGGGCAAAGGAGCGGTGTCTGCGGCGGTGAAGCCGATCTTCAGCCGTGACCTGGGCGAGGCGAAGCGGCGCGTGAGGGAGCTGTACCGGGCCTGGTACCGCGAGGTGCCCAACACCGGTGAGGGGTGCGGAGCCGGCCACGCGTGCGCGGGCGGGAGCGCGAGCTCAAGGTCGTAACGGCCACCCCGCAGCCGTTGGGTTCTTAAAGAGCCCGTCGGGGGTTCCCGGTGAGCCCCGGGTGTGAGGGGTGCTGCCTCAGCCCCTCGCTGCCCTTTCCCCACCCTGGCCCGCTGCGTGTCGGGCAGGTGAACGCGGTCCTTCGGGGCCTTACAGCGGCTGTGGGGTTGTGGGCTCTCGGCCGTTCCCCGGTGCAGCACAGGCCGCCGGGTTTGCCTTGTCCTCCCTGCCCCGGCTGCCTCCCCGAGAGGGGGAACCCCGGTCTCCTCCTTACTTGCCACTTGGTGTTCCTGACtaagcagaagagaaatctaGCTTTAACTTTCCAGAATAGGGATCCGTGGCGTGATTACCTGCTTCCTTAAAATTGCACTGGGACCTGTACCACGGCTGCGTTGTTTgcacagattcacagactggcaggggttggaagggacctctggagatcatctagtccagcccccctgctacagCAGTATCTCCCAAAGCAGGTTGTACAGTATTGTGTCctggtgggttttgaatatttccagagaaggagactccacaacctctctgggcagcctgtgccagtgctcagtcaccctcagagtaaagaagttttttctcgTGTTAGATGGAgcttcctgttttccagtttgtgccccttgtcctgtcagtgggcACCATTGAGAACAGTCTAGCCCCTTCCTCTAaacatccaccctttagatatttataagatCCCCtgtcagtcttctcttctccagactaaacagacccagcctTCTCAGCCTTTCatcatatgagagatgctccagtcccctaatcatctttgtcaccctttatttgctttaaattaattaaattattggTGAAGCTGGCAGAGATTACAAGAACAAATGACTGTGTAGTGTTTTGTAGGGTTGAGTTGCACGTTgtcagtggaaaaaacaaaaagcaatataGATGACCTCTCTGGGTATTGTGTTTTTCCTAGTACACCTGTACCAGCTGGACATCACAGTGAAACAGGGACGTAACAAGGTACGGGAGATGTTCCTGAAGAATGCCCACGTTACAGACCCACGGGTGATAGACATGCTGGTTATTAAGGTACAAACAAATTATTCCCGTTTTGTTGAAGCTGCAGAGAATGTGGGAGTGGATAATTGGTGGTGAGTGtgatggaggagagggacagttttattttggcttGCGCTATGCAGGAGTTGTCTCTTGCAGTCCAGATTGGTTTATCTCTGTCAATAAACCTGTTGATAAGGGATCAAGCTGCTTTAGCGTGCAGAGAAATAGGGTCTTAATTCACCTAAATCAAGAATTACTACACTATGGATTTCTGTCACTCAGTGTACTGGCTTTTCCAGTTTGCAGGTGTTTAAAAGAGGAAATGTACGATAAGCAAAATGGTAGTTTAAATACtatgtttgttggtttgtggtttgttttggttttgtggtggtttttttaaagaaaaccatggTAATcaaagaaagggggaaaaagatgCTGCTAGCTAGTTTACCATTAAAAATGACCTTTCTACACCCTACGGTACTTCCTTAGATTGGGATGTGGTTTTCTTCATGGATTCTGAAACATAGATTAGAGTGGCAGTACTTGGTGGGAGGCTGGCTCTAGGTGACAAAACACCTTGAGTCTGTAACACATTTGGTTATGCCTGGTTCAAAGCAATAACCAACATACCAAGAGTAGGGCAAGGCTTCAGAATGGGTCAGAGCAACAGTAACTGACCTCTGCAGTTCTAATGCATTAGAAAGCTTCCGACCAAGGAGTGCCATGTTTGCCTGTTGTATTTCTTGCATTTGAAGACAGTTAGTCTGTCTTTACGTGATGAAGAAAATCTGGGAACAGAATTCTAGATAATATGGTAGGTGACAGTTCCAGGCAGTCTTGTTCTGCCCCGTGCTGCCATCCTCTGAAACCAGTACAATAATTCATAGACTGGAGTCATGAAGAAGTTATGTTTAATATCTCTGTGGTAGTGATTCTGGTGCAAAGCACTTAGCAGCaattttacttacttttacAGCTAACTTGCCACTATTCAAAAATAGAGGTGCATGAAAGCTAGGAATGTTACGTAGACTTTTATGGGGGTGCTGGTCATGAGAGAAACAAGCCAGTTCTAAGAAGAGGGCGGGGTCCCTTGCCTATTCCACTGGGCTGGAAAGCTGTGCTGTAGAGACAAGTGACTTGTTAACGTAGGACATGAAGCATTAAAGTCATAAGGCAGGAACAGTTTATATATTTGTGTCACAGTATTGGTGATGCAAGCAGTCTTTAGGAGTACAGAATTGTTGACGCAGCTGTCTTAAGGGTGTTTCTAAGCGCATTCAAATAACTTTCATCGTGCTGTATAGTTAGAATTGGGCTCTGAGAACTTGTCTAAAATTCTTTTGTCTGTGCACAGGGAAAAATGGATCTTCAAGAAACCATTCAGGTATGGAAGCAGAGGACTCACATCATGAGGTATTTCCATGAGACGGAAACCCCACGACCTAAAGACTTTCTGTCCAAATTCTATGCGGGCCACGATCCCTGAGAGATTGACTCTGTGTCTTCCTGC
This sequence is a window from Balearica regulorum gibbericeps isolate bBalReg1 chromosome 1, bBalReg1.pri, whole genome shotgun sequence. Protein-coding genes within it:
- the NDUFA6 gene encoding NADH dehydrogenase [ubiquinone] 1 alpha subcomplex subunit 6 codes for the protein MAVAGKGAVSAAVKPIFSRDLGEAKRRVRELYRAWYREVPNTVHLYQLDITVKQGRNKVREMFLKNAHVTDPRVIDMLVIKGKMDLQETIQVWKQRTHIMRYFHETETPRPKDFLSKFYAGHDP